Proteins encoded within one genomic window of Nonomuraea gerenzanensis:
- a CDS encoding thiolase family protein, whose amino-acid sequence MGDTPVVVAARRTPIGTAGHAYKELTVDRLAAPVLAAVAAQLPGRRVDDVVLGNCMGPGGNVARVSALAAGLGHEVPGLTVDRQCGSGLAAILVAGQAIRAGEADLVIAGGAESASTAPLRTFRGAAEPYERAPFAPAGQPDPDMGPAAEALAAAYGIGRDRQDAYAIRSHARALAARQAGRFEQEIVPVGERRDDQRPRPLRAASLARLPAAFVADGTVTAGNASPVSDGAAAVALVPERLRAGLPGMRLVAGAVVGCDPGLPGWGPVPAIRRVLARTGVELERVAAVEIVEAFAAQVLAVTDALGLDPLGADDERVCPDGGALALGHPWGATGAVVVTRLFSRLVRAAAPAGTLGLAAAAVGGGLGVAALFEVV is encoded by the coding sequence ATGGGCGACACCCCCGTGGTGGTGGCGGCCCGGCGCACGCCCATCGGCACCGCCGGGCACGCGTACAAGGAGCTGACCGTCGACCGGCTGGCCGCCCCCGTGCTCGCGGCCGTCGCCGCGCAGCTGCCCGGGCGGCGGGTGGACGACGTGGTGCTGGGCAACTGCATGGGCCCCGGCGGGAACGTGGCCCGCGTGTCGGCGCTGGCCGCCGGGCTGGGGCACGAGGTGCCCGGGCTGACGGTGGACCGGCAGTGCGGCAGCGGGCTGGCCGCGATCCTGGTGGCCGGGCAGGCGATCCGCGCGGGCGAGGCGGATCTGGTGATCGCCGGTGGGGCCGAGAGCGCCTCGACCGCGCCGCTGCGCACGTTCAGGGGGGCGGCGGAGCCGTACGAGCGGGCGCCGTTCGCCCCGGCCGGGCAGCCCGACCCCGACATGGGCCCGGCAGCGGAGGCGCTCGCGGCGGCGTACGGGATCGGCCGCGACCGCCAGGACGCCTACGCCATCCGCAGTCACGCCCGCGCGCTGGCGGCCCGGCAGGCGGGGCGGTTCGAGCAGGAGATCGTGCCCGTCGGCGAGCGCCGCGACGACCAGCGCCCGCGCCCGCTGCGCGCGGCGTCGCTGGCCCGCCTGCCTGCGGCGTTCGTCGCGGACGGTACAGTGACGGCCGGAAATGCGTCCCCGGTCAGCGACGGCGCCGCCGCCGTGGCCCTGGTGCCGGAGCGGCTGCGCGCGGGCCTGCCGGGGATGCGGCTGGTGGCCGGGGCCGTCGTCGGGTGCGATCCCGGGCTGCCCGGGTGGGGGCCGGTGCCGGCGATCCGCCGGGTGCTGGCGCGTACGGGGGTGGAGTTGGAGCGGGTCGCTGCGGTGGAGATCGTCGAGGCGTTCGCGGCACAGGTGCTGGCCGTGACCGACGCGCTCGGGCTCGATCCGCTGGGCGCCGACGACGAGCGGGTGTGCCCCGACGGCGGGGCGCTGGCGCTGGGGCATCCGTGGGGGGCGACCGGGGCGGTCGTGGTGACCAGGCTGTTCAGCAGGCTCGTGCGGGCCGCCGCACCTGCCGGGACACTGGGCCTGGCGGCAGCCGCCGTCGGCGGCGGGCTGGGCGTGGCGGCCCTGTTCGAGGTCGTCTGA
- a CDS encoding energy-coupling factor ABC transporter ATP-binding protein yields MAIDFSDVHVRLGQRDVLRGVTACLTERRVGVVGANGSGKSTLARLVNGLALPTSGTVTVLGLDTRRHAAKIRRGVGFLFTDPDAQIVMPTVAEDVAFSLRRKGLSREEIERRVTDVLSRYGLEGHADHPAHHLSGGQKQLLALCSVMVLEPDILVMDEPTTLLDLRHSRRVAGLLREMPQQVLVVTHDLPLLSGFDRVLVLDEGRVVADGSPQEAIGHYRKLMA; encoded by the coding sequence ATGGCCATCGACTTCTCCGACGTGCACGTACGCCTCGGGCAGCGCGACGTCCTGCGCGGCGTCACCGCCTGCCTGACCGAGCGGCGCGTCGGCGTCGTCGGCGCGAACGGCTCGGGCAAGAGCACGCTCGCCCGCCTGGTCAACGGCCTGGCCCTGCCCACCTCCGGCACCGTCACCGTGCTCGGCCTGGACACCCGCCGCCACGCCGCCAAGATCAGGCGCGGCGTCGGCTTCCTGTTCACCGACCCTGACGCGCAGATCGTGATGCCCACGGTGGCCGAGGACGTGGCGTTCTCGCTGCGCCGCAAGGGCCTGTCGCGCGAGGAGATCGAGCGGCGCGTGACGGACGTGCTGTCCCGCTACGGCCTGGAGGGCCACGCCGACCACCCCGCGCACCACCTGTCGGGCGGCCAGAAGCAGCTCCTGGCGCTCTGCTCGGTCATGGTGCTGGAGCCCGACATCCTCGTCATGGACGAGCCGACCACGCTGCTGGACCTGCGTCACTCCCGCCGGGTCGCCGGCCTGCTGCGGGAGATGCCGCAGCAGGTGCTGGTGGTCACCCACGACCTGCCGCTGCTGTCCGGCTTCGACCGGGTGCTGGTGCTGGACGAGGGCCGCGTCGTCGCCGACGGCTCCCCGCAGGAGGCCATCGGCCACTACAGGAAGCTCATGGCGTGA
- a CDS encoding energy-coupling factor transporter transmembrane component T family protein, whose translation MNSLTGAYVPGSSVLHRLPAGAKLAGLAASCTALVLLRTPSALAVAGVMVALLYALSRVGVAAAWAQVRPVRWFAVALFGTQLVFAGLDGAISTVLRVVLAVALAGLVTLTTRTADMMRTLEWCLSPVRFAGLDPFRLSLLLSLTVRSVPVVAELAGRVREAQRARGVERSLRAFAVPLVVSSLRHADALGEALSARGLDD comes from the coding sequence GTGAATAGCCTGACCGGCGCCTACGTCCCCGGCTCGTCCGTCCTGCACCGCCTGCCCGCCGGCGCCAAGCTGGCCGGGCTCGCCGCGTCCTGCACCGCGCTGGTCCTGCTGCGCACGCCGTCGGCCCTGGCCGTGGCGGGGGTGATGGTCGCGTTGCTGTACGCGCTGTCGCGGGTGGGCGTGGCGGCGGCGTGGGCGCAGGTCAGGCCGGTGCGGTGGTTCGCGGTGGCGTTGTTCGGGACACAGCTCGTCTTCGCCGGGCTGGACGGGGCGATCTCCACAGTGCTGCGCGTGGTGCTGGCCGTGGCGCTGGCCGGGCTGGTCACGCTCACCACCCGCACGGCGGACATGATGCGGACGCTGGAGTGGTGCCTGTCGCCGGTCAGGTTCGCGGGGCTGGACCCGTTCCGGCTGTCGTTGCTGCTGTCGCTGACCGTACGCAGTGTGCCGGTGGTGGCCGAGCTGGCCGGTCGCGTCAGGGAGGCGCAGCGGGCCAGGGGCGTGGAGCGCAGCCTGCGCGCGTTCGCGGTGCCGCTGGTGGTCAGCTCGCTGCGGCACGCCGACGCGCTGGGGGAGGCGCTCAGCGCCCGGGGCCTCGACGACTGA
- a CDS encoding carboxylesterase family protein, with amino-acid sequence MTLARTPLGTLRGLTAGGVTAFKGVRYAAPARRLAAPEPALPWDGVRDAVAPGPPAPQPWVPVARLVTTAAEETRLFTAIGQDGLDTQEISGGPADGIAPGASRLVDVPLYFGTHGTPLTGTGPEVAETARSMSDEFARFCRG; translated from the coding sequence GTGACGCTCGCCCGCACACCGCTGGGCACGTTGCGCGGCCTCACCGCCGGCGGAGTGACGGCGTTCAAGGGCGTGCGGTACGCCGCGCCCGCCCGGCGCCTGGCCGCGCCGGAGCCCGCCCTGCCCTGGGACGGCGTGCGGGACGCCGTCGCGCCCGGCCCGCCCGCGCCCCAGCCGTGGGTGCCCGTGGCGCGGCTGGTGACCACGGCCGCCGAGGAGACCCGGTTGTTCACCGCCATCGGGCAGGACGGCCTGGACACCCAGGAGATCTCCGGCGGCCCCGCCGACGGGATCGCACCCGGCGCCTCCCGCCTCGTGGACGTGCCCCTCTACTTCGGCACCCACGGCACCCCGCTCACGGGCACCGGCCCGGAGGTGGCGGAGACGGCGCGGTCCATGAGCGATGAGTTCGCCCGGTTCTGCCGTGGATGA
- a CDS encoding SRPBCC family protein gives MKMIDQLNQAHRELIDGTRKAVVLRRHYDAEVEDVWQACTDPDRISRWFMPISGDLQLGGKYQLEGNAGGEILRCEPPSLLKVSWLFGPDPGFSEVEVRLTARDGGTEFELTHTSEPPEEFWTQFGPGAVGVGWDLALLGLALHLAGGEKVDESSFHLTEEGRAYIVGAARGWGEAHRAAGAPGDVVTATVAAITAFYAPEPEES, from the coding sequence ATGAAGATGATCGACCAGCTCAACCAGGCGCATCGGGAGCTGATCGACGGCACCCGCAAGGCCGTCGTGCTGCGCCGCCACTACGACGCCGAGGTGGAGGACGTCTGGCAGGCCTGCACCGATCCCGATCGGATCAGCCGCTGGTTCATGCCCATCAGCGGCGACCTGCAGCTGGGCGGGAAGTACCAGCTCGAGGGCAACGCGGGCGGCGAGATCCTGCGCTGCGAGCCGCCGAGCCTGCTCAAGGTCTCCTGGCTGTTCGGCCCCGACCCCGGCTTCTCCGAGGTCGAGGTGCGCCTGACCGCCAGGGACGGCGGCACGGAGTTCGAGCTGACCCACACCTCCGAGCCGCCCGAGGAGTTCTGGACGCAGTTCGGGCCCGGCGCGGTCGGCGTGGGGTGGGACCTGGCCCTGCTCGGCCTGGCCCTGCACCTGGCCGGCGGCGAGAAGGTGGACGAGTCCTCCTTCCACCTCACCGAGGAGGGCCGCGCCTACATCGTCGGCGCCGCCCGGGGCTGGGGCGAGGCCCACCGCGCCGCCGGCGCCCCCGGCGACGTGGTGACGGCCACCGTCGCCGCCATCACCGCCTTCTACGCGCCCGAGCCGGAGGAGTCCTGA
- a CDS encoding ArsR/SmtB family transcription factor yields MHAFDVLGDPVRRRILELLAGGERSSGDVTATIQSEFGISQPAVSQHLRVLRDNGFASVRAEGTRRLYAVEPGPLQEVDLWLERFRVFWDQRLDALATELARGKRERRLNSDKKDHP; encoded by the coding sequence GTGCACGCATTCGACGTTCTCGGTGATCCGGTCCGCCGCCGGATCCTGGAGCTGCTCGCAGGCGGTGAGCGCAGCTCCGGAGACGTCACCGCCACCATTCAGAGCGAGTTCGGCATCTCCCAGCCGGCCGTCTCGCAGCACCTGCGGGTGCTGCGCGACAACGGCTTCGCCAGCGTGCGGGCCGAGGGCACCCGGCGGCTGTACGCCGTGGAGCCGGGGCCGCTGCAGGAGGTCGATCTCTGGCTGGAGCGCTTCAGGGTTTTCTGGGATCAGCGCCTGGACGCGCTGGCGACGGAGCTGGCCCGGGGCAAGCGCGAACGCCGCCTCAACAGCGACAAGAAGGACCACCCATGA
- a CDS encoding amidohydrolase family protein — protein MTVIDVHTHVFPRISREEARTLAGAGEPWLRDGMMMSGEDDYRPVTPELWDAGARVAAMDRTGVDVQVVSSTPLLFGYAADASRAAEWCAMVNDRILAYCAQAPDRLLPLCQVPLQDADLAARTVTEAKAAGHRGVHIGNHVGPRNLDDPDIVAFLAHCAEQDMPVLVHPWDMLGADRMSGHMLPWLVGMAAETQLGILSLMLSGAFERLPRSLRLCFCHGGGSFAYLLGRADNAWHNRDLVRAHSPRPPSAYTDRFFVDSAVFDPRALRLLVEVMGAERVMLGTDFPFPLGELEPGAVVRACPELDDAARAAVLGGNAAAFLGLAR, from the coding sequence GTGACGGTGATCGACGTCCACACGCACGTCTTCCCGCGGATCTCCCGCGAGGAGGCCAGGACGCTGGCCGGAGCGGGCGAGCCCTGGCTGCGCGACGGCATGATGATGAGCGGTGAGGACGACTACCGCCCCGTCACACCGGAGCTGTGGGACGCCGGGGCCCGCGTGGCCGCCATGGACAGGACCGGCGTGGACGTGCAGGTGGTCTCCTCGACGCCGCTGCTGTTCGGTTACGCCGCCGACGCATCCCGCGCGGCCGAGTGGTGCGCCATGGTCAACGACCGCATCCTGGCCTACTGCGCGCAGGCCCCCGACCGGCTGCTGCCGCTGTGCCAGGTGCCGTTGCAGGACGCGGACCTGGCCGCCAGGACCGTCACCGAGGCCAAGGCCGCCGGGCACCGCGGCGTGCACATCGGCAACCACGTCGGCCCGCGCAACCTGGACGACCCGGACATCGTGGCGTTCCTCGCGCACTGCGCGGAGCAGGACATGCCGGTGCTCGTGCACCCCTGGGACATGCTGGGCGCCGACCGCATGTCAGGCCACATGCTGCCGTGGCTGGTCGGCATGGCGGCCGAGACGCAGCTGGGCATCCTGTCGCTGATGCTCTCCGGCGCGTTCGAGCGGCTGCCGCGCTCGTTGCGGCTGTGCTTCTGCCACGGCGGGGGCAGCTTCGCCTACCTGCTCGGACGGGCCGACAACGCCTGGCACAACCGCGACCTCGTCCGCGCGCACTCACCCCGGCCGCCGTCGGCGTACACCGACCGGTTCTTCGTCGACTCGGCCGTGTTCGACCCGCGTGCCCTGCGGCTGCTGGTGGAGGTGATGGGGGCCGAGCGGGTGATGCTGGGCACCGACTTCCCGTTCCCGCTGGGTGAGCTGGAGCCGGGCGCGGTCGTCAGGGCCTGCCCCGAGCTGGACGACGCCGCCCGCGCCGCCGTCCTCGGCGGCAACGCCGCGGCCTTCCTCGGGCTCGCCCGATGA
- a CDS encoding VOC family protein, whose translation MNVTPFLMFQNSDAEEAMNFYVSLFDDGKVVSIERYGDEEPDRKGTVKLAVFTLAGREHKCIDSPPVHEFTFTPSMSLFVDCDSEEQLQRLYDALGEGRQALMPLGSYGFSRKFGWVNDRFGVSWQLNLP comes from the coding sequence ATGAACGTCACCCCGTTCCTGATGTTCCAGAACAGCGACGCCGAGGAGGCGATGAACTTCTACGTCTCGCTCTTCGACGACGGCAAGGTGGTCTCCATCGAGCGCTACGGCGATGAGGAGCCCGACAGGAAGGGCACGGTCAAGCTCGCCGTCTTCACGCTGGCGGGCCGCGAGCACAAGTGCATCGACAGCCCTCCGGTGCACGAGTTCACCTTCACGCCGTCGATGTCGTTGTTCGTCGACTGCGACAGCGAGGAGCAGCTCCAGCGCCTGTACGACGCGCTGGGCGAGGGCAGGCAGGCGCTCATGCCGCTCGGCTCGTACGGGTTCAGCAGGAAGTTCGGCTGGGTCAACGACCGGTTCGGCGTCTCCTGGCAGCTCAACCTGCCGTGA
- a CDS encoding MurR/RpiR family transcriptional regulator — translation MENETIAARLGAVYPELPPGERAVVRVLLDDYPFAALGSLRALAERAGVSPPTASRLFDRLGFGGFAAFQAAVRHGARDRSQLLEHVAGPSGLGQAAEDLRAGLDGTLAAVPESLCQKAAELLAEARTVWALGGPLSELAAEYLIRQLASLRPGAHRVPGSVPARARTVLDLGPSDVVVAYDFRRYSPDTARFVRAAHERGARLVLVTDAWGSPLAAQAQLLISLPREASGPIAPLAHEIAVTELLLVATAGLLAPAARLADLDALTRSLS, via the coding sequence GTGGAGAACGAGACGATCGCGGCCCGGCTCGGCGCCGTCTATCCCGAGCTGCCGCCAGGGGAGCGTGCCGTCGTGCGGGTGCTGCTCGACGACTATCCGTTCGCGGCGCTGGGCTCGCTGCGCGCCCTGGCCGAGCGGGCGGGGGTGAGCCCGCCGACGGCGTCGCGGCTGTTCGACCGGCTGGGGTTCGGCGGGTTCGCCGCGTTCCAGGCGGCGGTGCGGCACGGGGCCCGCGACCGTTCGCAGCTGCTGGAGCACGTCGCCGGCCCCTCAGGGCTCGGGCAGGCGGCGGAGGACCTGCGGGCCGGGCTCGACGGCACGCTGGCCGCCGTCCCAGAGTCGCTCTGCCAGAAGGCGGCGGAGCTGCTGGCGGAGGCCAGGACCGTGTGGGCGCTGGGCGGGCCGCTGAGCGAGCTGGCGGCCGAGTACCTGATCCGCCAGCTCGCCAGCCTGCGCCCCGGCGCGCACCGGGTGCCCGGCTCTGTGCCCGCCCGGGCCCGTACGGTGCTGGACCTGGGGCCGTCCGACGTGGTCGTGGCCTACGACTTCCGCCGCTACTCCCCCGACACCGCCCGCTTCGTGCGGGCCGCGCACGAGCGCGGCGCGCGCCTGGTGCTCGTCACCGACGCCTGGGGGTCACCGCTGGCCGCCCAGGCGCAGCTGCTGATCAGCCTGCCGCGTGAGGCGAGCGGCCCGATCGCGCCGCTCGCACACGAGATCGCGGTCACCGAGCTGCTGCTCGTCGCCACGGCCGGGCTGCTCGCGCCGGCCGCGCGGCTGGCCGACCTGGACGCGCTCACCCGATCCCTGTCCTGA
- a CDS encoding biotin transporter BioY → MKKQRGFAMQTLARVAVFAALIAVLGVPGTFNVFGTTVPITLQTLGVMLAGVILGSWRAALAVLVLLVLIAAGLPLAAGGRGGLGVFTGPSAGFLIGWLPGAAVIGWLVERAGRSPSTPQLFAACLVGGIGVIYLFGIPVWALVGGMSLGAAAWSSLVFLPGDLIKAGLTAVVARGTQRAYPDAVPAVHRERVRSGWGR, encoded by the coding sequence ATGAAGAAACAGCGCGGGTTCGCGATGCAGACCCTGGCGAGGGTGGCCGTGTTCGCGGCGCTCATCGCCGTCCTCGGCGTGCCCGGCACGTTCAACGTCTTCGGGACCACCGTCCCCATCACGCTCCAGACGCTGGGCGTGATGCTGGCCGGGGTGATCCTGGGCTCGTGGCGGGCCGCGCTGGCCGTCCTGGTGCTGCTGGTGCTGATCGCCGCGGGGCTCCCGCTGGCGGCCGGCGGCCGGGGCGGGCTCGGGGTGTTCACCGGGCCGTCGGCCGGGTTCCTGATCGGCTGGCTGCCCGGGGCGGCCGTGATCGGGTGGCTGGTGGAGCGGGCCGGCCGCAGCCCGAGCACCCCGCAGCTGTTCGCGGCCTGCTTGGTAGGCGGCATCGGCGTGATCTATCTGTTCGGGATCCCGGTCTGGGCGCTGGTGGGCGGGATGTCGCTCGGCGCGGCGGCCTGGAGCAGCCTCGTCTTCCTGCCCGGCGACCTGATCAAGGCGGGGCTGACCGCGGTCGTGGCCAGGGGCACGCAGCGGGCCTACCCCGACGCGGTGCCCGCCGTGCACCGCGAGCGCGTGCGCTCGGGCTGGGGGCGTTGA
- the thrC gene encoding threonine synthase yields the protein MTTWHGLIDSSYRRWLPVTSSTPSVSLNEGNTPLLHSHHLSELTGCEVWLKVEGANPTGSFKDRGMTVAISRAAEAGAEAVICASTGNTSASAAAYAARAGLTAAVLVPRSGVALGKLSQAVRYGAEIVEIDGTFDDCLRVARELAAHHPIALVNSVGNELRLAGQRTVAYEIVDALGDAPDVHCLPVGNGGNITATWGGYRNYRKAGLSSRLPRLWGFQAAGAAPFVRGEPVAEPRTAATAINIGHPATWDAALAARDESGGLIAAVTDEQIFAAYRLVARRDGVFAEPASAAGVAGLLDLHARGGLEPGLRIVITLSGNGLKDLDASPRDGYTATETSAATVDVARALRLAA from the coding sequence ATGACTACCTGGCACGGCCTGATCGACAGCTCCTACCGGCGCTGGCTGCCGGTCACCTCCTCCACCCCGTCCGTCTCGCTCAATGAGGGCAACACCCCGCTGCTGCACTCGCACCACCTGTCCGAGCTCACCGGGTGCGAGGTCTGGCTCAAGGTCGAGGGTGCGAACCCGACGGGCTCGTTCAAGGACCGCGGCATGACGGTGGCGATCAGCCGGGCGGCCGAGGCCGGCGCCGAGGCCGTCATCTGCGCCTCGACGGGCAACACCAGCGCCTCGGCCGCCGCCTACGCCGCCCGCGCCGGGCTGACGGCCGCCGTGCTGGTGCCCAGGAGCGGGGTGGCGCTGGGCAAGCTGAGCCAGGCCGTCCGGTACGGCGCCGAGATCGTGGAGATCGACGGCACGTTCGACGACTGCCTGCGCGTGGCCCGCGAGCTGGCCGCCCACCACCCGATCGCGCTGGTCAACTCGGTCGGCAACGAGCTGCGCCTGGCCGGGCAGCGCACGGTGGCCTACGAGATCGTCGACGCCCTCGGCGACGCGCCCGACGTGCACTGCCTGCCGGTGGGCAACGGCGGCAACATCACCGCCACCTGGGGCGGTTACCGCAATTACCGGAAGGCGGGGCTGTCGTCGCGGCTGCCGCGCCTGTGGGGCTTCCAGGCGGCCGGCGCGGCGCCGTTCGTGCGCGGCGAGCCCGTCGCCGAGCCGCGCACGGCGGCCACCGCGATCAACATCGGCCACCCCGCGACCTGGGACGCCGCCCTGGCGGCACGTGACGAGTCGGGCGGGCTCATCGCCGCGGTGACCGACGAGCAGATCTTCGCGGCGTACCGGCTGGTGGCCCGCAGGGACGGCGTCTTCGCCGAGCCCGCCTCGGCGGCCGGCGTGGCGGGCCTGCTCGACCTGCACGCCAGGGGCGGGCTGGAGCCCGGCCTGCGCATCGTGATCACGCTCAGCGGCAACGGGCTGAAGGACCTCGACGCCTCCCCGCGCGACGGCTACACCGCCACCGAGACCTCGGCCGCCACCGTGGACGTGGCCCGCGCCCTGCGCCTGGCCGCCTGA
- a CDS encoding 3-hydroxyanthranilate 3,4-dioxygenase, which produces MMPPFNLQAWIDEHQDLLKPPVGNAQIWKDADLMVTIVGGPNQRTDFHDDPIEEFFYQLKGGMVLRVMEEEGKPPVDIQIREGDVFLLPPHVRHSPQRPVPGSIGLVVEFARPQGHLDAFEWYCVSCHRLVHRAEVQLQSIVDDLPPVFRGFYEGDRTCPHCGAEHPGKDWPDELRPVVR; this is translated from the coding sequence ATGATGCCCCCCTTCAACCTCCAGGCGTGGATCGACGAGCACCAGGATCTGCTCAAGCCGCCGGTCGGCAACGCGCAGATCTGGAAGGACGCCGACCTCATGGTCACCATCGTGGGCGGGCCCAACCAGCGCACCGACTTTCACGACGACCCCATCGAGGAGTTCTTCTACCAGCTCAAAGGCGGCATGGTGCTGCGGGTGATGGAGGAGGAGGGCAAGCCGCCGGTGGACATCCAGATCAGGGAGGGTGACGTCTTCCTGCTGCCGCCGCACGTCCGGCACTCGCCGCAGCGGCCGGTGCCCGGCTCGATCGGCCTGGTCGTCGAGTTCGCCAGGCCGCAGGGCCACCTGGACGCCTTCGAGTGGTACTGCGTGAGCTGCCACCGGCTCGTCCACCGGGCCGAGGTGCAGCTCCAGTCGATCGTGGACGACCTGCCGCCCGTCTTCCGCGGCTTCTACGAGGGCGATCGCACGTGCCCGCACTGCGGCGCCGAGCACCCCGGCAAGGACTGGCCCGATGAGTTGCGACCGGTGGTCCGGTGA
- a CDS encoding class I adenylate-forming enzyme family protein codes for MPVARHVLAHAAERPSRLAVCGPGGELTYAGLAERISGAARHLRDRGVGPGSMVAVALADPVELLTAVLAADLAGATPLVGDPAWDRRRWDHLTTASLAARISAPLPQVAGPPVEGEARPDDLAWACFSSGSTGRPRAVIRTRASWTGSYSHLDRLAGIGLDDVVLVPGPLVSSLYAFAALHTLATGATAVVPGRWPGRSLAAHLDSASVVHVVPHRLPDVLRRPGSLRVAVVGGAALDAGARAQAAAAGVRVVSYYGATELSFVAADTDGSGLRPFPGVEIEVRTGAHGPLGEVWVRSPWLSQGYLAGAAGPLRRDAGGWVTVGDLAEPYRAGQVLRLRGRGDGAIQTGGATVVPEDVEEVLRQVPGVGDVVVVGLPHPSLGSVVTAVVEAPPARQPPRALLEATARGALDAAQRPRRWFVVPSLPRNPTGKPARAQVADRLAGGDPEIRRLV; via the coding sequence ATGCCCGTAGCACGACATGTCCTGGCCCACGCCGCCGAGCGCCCGTCGCGGCTCGCCGTGTGCGGGCCCGGGGGCGAGCTGACATACGCGGGGCTCGCCGAACGGATCTCCGGCGCCGCCCGTCATCTGCGTGATCGGGGTGTCGGTCCCGGCTCGATGGTCGCCGTCGCCCTGGCCGACCCCGTGGAGCTGCTCACCGCCGTGCTGGCGGCCGACCTGGCGGGGGCCACGCCGCTGGTGGGCGATCCCGCCTGGGACCGCCGGCGGTGGGACCACCTCACCACGGCGAGCCTGGCCGCCCGCATCTCCGCGCCGCTGCCCCAGGTGGCAGGCCCTCCCGTGGAGGGCGAGGCGCGGCCGGATGATCTGGCCTGGGCGTGCTTCAGCTCCGGCAGCACCGGCCGCCCCCGCGCCGTCATCCGCACGCGGGCCTCGTGGACCGGCTCCTACTCCCACCTCGACCGCCTGGCCGGGATCGGCCTCGACGACGTCGTGCTGGTGCCCGGCCCGCTCGTCTCCTCCCTGTACGCCTTCGCCGCCCTGCACACCCTGGCCACCGGCGCCACGGCCGTCGTGCCGGGCCGCTGGCCGGGCCGTTCCCTGGCCGCCCACCTGGACAGCGCGAGCGTCGTGCACGTGGTGCCGCACCGGCTGCCCGACGTGCTGCGCCGCCCAGGCTCGCTGCGCGTGGCCGTCGTCGGCGGCGCGGCACTCGACGCCGGCGCGCGGGCGCAGGCAGCCGCGGCCGGGGTGCGCGTCGTGTCGTACTACGGGGCCACCGAGCTGTCGTTCGTGGCCGCGGACACGGACGGGAGCGGGCTGCGGCCCTTCCCGGGTGTCGAGATCGAGGTGCGCACCGGCGCCCACGGGCCGCTCGGCGAGGTGTGGGTGCGCTCGCCCTGGCTGTCGCAGGGGTACCTGGCGGGCGCCGCCGGTCCGCTGCGCCGCGACGCCGGCGGGTGGGTGACCGTCGGCGACCTCGCGGAGCCGTACCGGGCGGGGCAGGTGCTGCGGCTGCGCGGGCGCGGCGACGGCGCGATCCAGACCGGCGGCGCCACCGTCGTGCCCGAGGACGTCGAGGAGGTGCTCCGGCAGGTGCCCGGCGTCGGCGACGTCGTGGTGGTGGGGCTGCCGCACCCGTCACTCGGCTCAGTGGTGACCGCTGTGGTCGAGGCGCCGCCCGCGCGGCAGCCGCCGCGCGCGCTGCTGGAGGCCACGGCCAGGGGCGCGCTGGACGCCGCGCAGCGGCCGCGCCGCTGGTTCGTGGTGCCGAGCCTGCCGCGCAACCCGACGGGCAAACCCGCCCGGGCGCAGGTCGCCGACCGGCTGGCCGGTGGCGATCCCGAGATCCGGCGGCTGGTCTGA
- a CDS encoding DNA/RNA non-specific endonuclease, producing MPALPPALRRASAAALLLTAAAAAPVYAPDAAPCERHLQPAHTYHAHHHTFTTDDSGRPVEALARKLVDKSATRTGCQGTVGDWGGRGDWNGGHLIAASFDGVGLRYNLVPMQGRQINQGLMKRVEDGARSCLEGGGSVADYRIRLRYPDRAALAPDQIRITLSVSRKLEFTLPNRTLPAEELASHEERITKAFQEARCSARTVSVTRR from the coding sequence GTGCCCGCACTTCCCCCTGCCCTGCGACGCGCGAGCGCCGCCGCCCTGCTGCTGACCGCCGCCGCGGCGGCGCCCGTGTACGCGCCCGACGCCGCCCCCTGCGAGCGCCACCTCCAGCCCGCCCACACCTACCACGCCCACCACCACACCTTCACCACCGACGACTCGGGACGCCCCGTCGAGGCGCTGGCCAGGAAACTCGTGGACAAATCCGCCACGCGCACCGGCTGCCAGGGCACGGTGGGCGACTGGGGCGGGCGCGGCGACTGGAACGGCGGCCACCTCATCGCCGCCTCCTTCGACGGCGTCGGCCTGCGCTACAACCTCGTCCCCATGCAGGGCAGGCAGATCAACCAGGGCCTGATGAAACGTGTCGAGGACGGCGCCCGCTCCTGCCTGGAGGGCGGCGGCAGCGTGGCCGACTACCGGATCCGGCTGCGCTACCCCGACCGTGCGGCGCTCGCCCCCGACCAGATCCGGATCACGCTGTCGGTCTCCAGGAAGCTGGAGTTCACGCTGCCGAACCGCACGCTGCCGGCCGAGGAGCTCGCCTCGCACGAGGAGCGGATCACCAAGGCGTTCCAGGAGGCCCGCTGCTCGGCGCGGACGGTATCCGTCACTCGCAGATGA